Genomic segment of Arvicola amphibius chromosome 7, mArvAmp1.2, whole genome shotgun sequence:
GAACGAGCCCTGGCAGAGTTGCTGGCCCTTGGGGTCTGCGTGGCTGTTGAGGTATGGGAGCGTGTGTGTTTAGGGGAGCTGTGGTGGGACCCATACTCCTCCTCGGATGTGGACGTGTAATCCGAACCCTGCTGCCGCCGCCGTGTATCTTGAGTGAGTGGGTTGGTTTCAGAAgcaagaacagaacagagaacacTCAGTGCCCTGGCAGCCCCAGGGTCCCTCAGGATGAGGGCCCTGTGCTGAAGGATATGATGCATCACAGCTGATCCCAGAACCCCCAGCAGAagcaccaccagcccagaggaCATGCAGGGTTAGGGACTAGGCACTCCTGCGGCCAGTGCAGCATCCAGGGGGCTAGGAGGGGTCAGTGGTAGATGCCTGTGCCTGGTGAGATGAGAGCTGTTCCTTGGGCACCAGGAAAGGGTGCTGGGCAGAAAATGAGGTAAGACATACACAAGGACCAGCTATGGTACTGCATAGCTGGATCACACAGGTGGGTGAGGTCCATGCCAGGTTCCCACGGTCTTAATCAGCCTCATCCTCAGGTATGGCTGCCTGGGTAGGATCTTAGGGTCCTTGGCTCAGGGCTGTTTTGAGCCCCAAGCAGTTCTGATAGCAAACACTTTGGATGAAGGGTGCATGGGGCCTGCATGCTAAGCAGTGTTGGCAGGCTAGGGACAGCAGTTTCTGCCAAGTAGAGGTCCTTAATCAAGGCAGCCACAGTGTCCCTACCCAGTGGGCCCAACAGGCAGAGGTCTATGAGGagatgctgggaggcagaggggataagtagagccagccagccagaagaGCAAAGCCAAGGGGTGGGGTGGCGGCACCTTGGCTCAAACCAATCCACTCAATCCACTGGGGCATGGCATAGCTTCTTCAATGGTGGGACAAAGGCTGCATGGACAGAACATCAGCCACTCCAGCACCTGCGGGAGTCTGTCCCCTCTTATTGTACACACAGCTCAGGGGATGGGGCAGAGGTCACTGTGCGTGTGGACTGGCACAGCCTTCTCAGGCCAGGGGCTCAGTGGCCGTTCAAAGGATGCCAGGAAGGCTCCCACTCGATAGATACCCTTCCCTGGGCTTCACAGCTGCAGGAGTAcaggggagaggaagcagagaacttTGGGAGAGCCCTCTTCGGGTTCTCAAGTGGGCAACTTGGGCCACTACACAGTCATCAGAAGTACTACTCTAGGGATACCAAGAGTGTCAGTGCCAACCTCAAGGCCCAGGCACTGAGGCCACTGGGGTGATGGGAGGCACCCTGGGGAGGGTCTTCTGCCACACAGGAGCCATGTGCACACCTGgccagtgcacatgtgtgtgcacatttaccCAGGGACTCAGCTGCTGCTGACCATCCTGCCCAACCACCATCCCACGACCCGTTACCCCACTCACTGGAGGAGTATCTGGCACTGCCTGGGCGGGCCCTGCTAAAGGGTTGGCGGGGGCCTGTGTTGGCAGCAGTAGCAACAGCCTTCCTGGCAGCAGCACGGGCCTCGGCTATCGTGGGCTTACGGCTGGTGCTGTAGAGCTCAGCACTGCGGCCAGAGAAGCCAGTGCGGGCCGGGGCTGTCTCAGAATCACTGGGTCCTGTGAAGGAGCCTGCCCGCTTCCGGGGCATGGCCAGGATGTCCAAACGTGTCAGTTTCTTGGCCTGCTCAGGGGCTGGTCGATTCGCTGGCTCAGGGTTGGCTGTAGTCCCTCGTTCACCATCCACAGCCTCGGTGTCCGAGGCATCCCCCAAACGGGCCCGCCTGAGTCGGGAGGCCCTGGTGGGCCTTGGGGTGGACAGACTGTTGGAGCGGGTCAGTGCCTGCTGCACCTTCTGAGCAGTGGTGGAGCTGCGGCTTTGCTCCTCCCTGGCAGCTGGGGATGGTGGAGGAGCCACTGGTTTCCGGCGAGGCGCTGGTCGACCTGTCCCAGTGGCCTCAGGGGTCTCATGATTAGAACTGGGCAGCTGGGCTAGGCCAGAGCCTCGCTCCTCTTCGGGCCAGTCCAGGGACCCTCGAGACCCATGGCTACGCCGCATAGCCAGGCGCCTTGATGGCTCTCCATGGCCCAAGTCCGCAGAGCCTGGTGAGCGATGCTGTTTCTCTGACAGCCGATCTCGGGCACTGCCCTGGGTAGCACCCCCTGGGTCTACTGCTGCTGATGGAGATAGCAGGCTCTCCTTCTGCGGCCCTGGAGTCTGGGGGGTTGTTGGGCTGGGTCCATTCTTGCCACTGAGCAAGCTAATGGTGCTGGCTGTGTCCACATCTGAATCCCCAGACAGGGAGTCCTCTGGAGGCCTGGGGGTGCTGCCGCCCTCACATTCATCTGCAGACTTGGAGCGTAGTCGGGCCTCCAGGGCTGCCAGGGCCGTCTCAGTCTCCTTCAAGATCAGGTGGGTGTCCTGTGTGTGGAAGTCCATGCGTGAGGCCCGGGTTGCAGCCAAGTCTTGTAGGAGTGGGTGGCTAGAAATGTGGGGGAGCTTTCCAGGTGCTGGGGGGCCGCTGGTTGGCTCCTTGGTGAAGCTCTCTTGCCGGGCAAAGGCCAGAGCCTCTTTAGGTGGAGCCGGGTCAGGCTCTGGGGACCGACCACTGCGCAGCTGGACCACCATCCTCCCATTGGCACTGACGTAAAGGCCATCCCTTGTTGAAGGGCTAGTCTGGACCACCCGTCCTGCGCCATTGACCTCTCCAGGAGCCACAGATGACTTCTTGGGGAAGGTGGCCTCCCCATTCTGATCGCCGATGAAAAAGGAGGTGGGGGCTAGTTCCCCAGGGGCCCGTGGTGAACGCTGACCCCTGGCCCATGCTAACTCCTCCTGTCGTTCTATGCCTGGTTCTGGGCCTCGGCCGCCATCTGATCCGCTGGCATCACTGAGGCTATCAGGGTCCAGATCTTCCTGGCCTATAAGGCGACTAGCCTGCTCACTGCCCAGCTCTGGTGGACCTGGGCCACTCCGCCTGGCTTCAAGGCCTGCAGGGCTGTCAGCCCTATCACTGGGCAACTGAGGGAGCAGTCGCCGAGTGCGCACAGGCAGGGCCCCCTCAGGCTCTCCAGTTCTTCGTCCAGGACCATCCTCTGCAAAGCACAAGGCCAATGCAGTTAGAATGGCTACAGACCTGCAGGCCCCACGTGCACACAGAGACTCAACCCTCTTCCAGGCACAGGCTGAGGCAAACTATGCCTATGGTCAGGACCTGAGGCTACCTTGGTATGGCCCCAACCCTTTACAGCAACTCTGGGCTCACATACCTGCCAAGCCAGCATCTGAGTAGCTGTCAGCCAGGCTAGCCCATCGGGAAAtccacttctgacctccaggggaGCCTGGGACCAAGAGGCTctgcagagagaagggaaaaaaaaaatatatccacAGCACAGGAGGCACAAGCCCAGAACAGAGGCCAGGCGCTAGAAGAGACACACTCACACTATACTTGCCACAGGCAACACCCTATTCAAAAGCAGCCAGGAGGGTCTGTAGCTTTCCCTAGGCCTGTGTGACCCCAATGTTATCACCAACTGGTCAGCTTCATCAGTGCATCAGGACTCAGTCCCAGGTGTGCAGCTATGGCCCTTTTCTACCTTGACCACCCAGCCTCATACCTGCTGCTCCATCTGAGGGGAAGCGCCTGGTGCTCGGGAAGCAAACTCTTGCAGCAAAGCCATCCGCTGGGCCACACCCCCATCACTGGATTCATCTTTGTCACCTCTGATGACTGGGCGGAAGGTAGCTGAGGACACCCTAGAGAGTTCAGGGGATTCAAATACCCCAAAAACCTGCCAAAAGGAGACAGTATCAAGGGTCAGAGGTGCCTGGATCTCTATCTCCACCCAGATGTGGCCCCCAACtattcagctgggcatggtgagtgGGTGGGAAACAGGACCTATTGTGACAAGgtaagaggcagagccaggggccCTCCCTCTTCCGAATCCTCTTGCCCAGCTGGACTAGACACATAATTGATAGCAGCAGGCTAACATCTAGTTCCCCAACACGACTATCATCAGCCCTGGAATCCCTTTCTGCCCCACAAGCCGTCATGGGAGGTATATGGCATATACCATACCTGGTCGATCATCTTCCGAGCCTCCTCTACTTCTCTGTCTTGGGCCTCTGTCTCAATAGTGTAGGTGCCTGCATCGCTAAGGCTGTCGTCCTCCTCCTGTCTACGTGCCTTGGTCAGCTGGGGGTCAGAGGGAGGTGGTGGAGTGGTTGAGGGGGTCACAGGGCTGGCCCCACGGGGTGTCAAAGGGGCAGGAAGTACTGGAGGTGTCTTTTCAGGGCCAGGTCTGGTGGCTGGGGAACTGTCCCGCATACACTGGGCCATGAAATCCTGGGCCAGGCGCGAGCGGCGCCCCACACTGCCAAAGGGGCGCGTGGAGGCACGGGGAATGGGAGAAGTGTTGCCCAACCGCTCCTCAGTCTTCTCTCGCTTGAGTGAGCTGGCCCTCTGTGGTCCTGAGCTGCTGCCTGCTGCGCGGACCATGACACCAGGACGCTCTCTGTCAGCAGCCCCAGTGCCCCTGCGCTTGTCGGCCTTGGGATCTacaggtggggtgtgtgtgaaggATTGCGAGCGTTTCTTGCGGGGCGTATCCTCGTCAAAGAACTCGATGACAAAGGCCTGCTGGTTATGCAGCAACTCTTGGGGGTCCCTCTTGATCTGCCTCTGCAGCCGCACCTGCTCCCCACTGGCTTCTGTTGGGGTTCCAGACACTGAAGCAGCCTTGGCCAAAGGGTCCTCTGAGTCACTCTGTGTGCCATCCTCATGCTTGTGGCCTGAGAAAACCCCTACTCATCAGCATACAGTGAGCAGTGCTGGGGAGCCTCACTACCCCTGGGGAATGGATCCACACTGACTGCATGGGGAAGGAAGGCCTGCACCGCTGGAAACCGAGCACAGGCGGCTCGTTGATGTAGAAGACACTAGACACTGCCCCCAAGACCAGGCAGGTGGCTCTTGGCCAATTCACTGGAAAATGAAAATCAGCTAAACCACCTGGGCCCTCACTGATACGGTGAGCGTGTAAGGACAGGCGACACCTCCTAGCTTAAGAACTTGCCCAGCcaagtagtggtggtgcacgcctttaatcccagaactcaggagggagaggcaggtggatctctgagtttgaggccactccggtctacagaacgagttccaggacagccaggtgcCAGCAGGTACTTACCCTTGAGAGTTCGGGTGTGGATAGGAAGATCACTTTTGGTGCTGTGACGGTCATCCCCTGGGCCATCCCGGCGGAGCAGGCTTGGGTCATTCTGCACCAGCCAGTCAGCCACCTTGGTTTCGGCTGAGACCATTTCCACAGGTGTGGCCTCCTTGCTGGGGGGCCGCCGCTGGCGCAGGGAGAACTTAGTGATGTGGTCTTTGATCTTCACCTTGCCTGGGCTACAGTCATCAAACTCAATGGTGAAGGAGGCATGGCTCTGTACCACAGGGGCCATCCCACCACCACTTGCCTCCTGGTCTTTGGTGGGCACTTCCTGTGTTGGCACCTCAGggagctgtggtggctgtggggcTTCCTTTGTGGGGATCTCGAAGTAGCTGGGCTCACGTCTGAACGAGTAGTCTGGTGGCTCAGCAGAAGCACGGCAGCTCTCTAATTCACCATTTTGCTGTGCCAGGTCCTTGGGACGCTCTGTAGGGAGGGGTCCTCAGGTCAAGCCTTTTAAAACCCACCCTGCCACCCTTCCACCCAGTCCTAGCCAGGGCACTGAGACTCACCTGGGTAGGACTCCTCCTGGTGCCGGTCTTCAGGAGGCGTGGCACTGTCATCCTCACCCCACCAAGAGGGCTGCCCGTACAGCGGTGTGCGGTAAGCGACTGCCTCTGTAGGCAAGAGTTCGGAACTCAGGCTACAGTTGGCTCCCAACATGAAGATCTGAAACAGGGCCCatctgtggaccaggctctagTCTCATCTCCCAGCTGGGACCTGCAGCTCCTCAAGTCCCTGGATAGTTGTTGACTACTCTGGGCCTGTTTCTACAGCTGTGGGCAAAGATGACTACTGGCCCTACCTGTACCTCTCTCAAAGTAATGAAGGAAGGCTTATCCTACAGTCCCACAGTCCATAGTCCTGGGGGAAGGAGGCAGCATCCTCTGCCTTACAGTATACAGGGCAACAAGAGTCCATAAACCAGGTTCAGCCTCTTCTAAGGTTCTAGAAATGGCTCTGCTGCAATGGATGCTCCTGGGGCTGAAGGCCACCACTGTCTGAGTAGCTAGTGTGACATTTTGGtgagtttattttaatgtttggaTCCCTGTCTAGAGGTTAACACTCTACCTCCCATGAATCTAGGTTTTTAGCTCCTGTTTGGGCAAGAGCAAACTCCAATGACCCAGGGCAGGGTGTTGGCTCTGATTACAAACAGTCCTATCCCCATAAGCCCTTtggatttctgctgggtccaatAGCCAACAGAACCTTGGTTACCAGCCCAGCTGTTGACACTAGCAGGCAGCTAGAGGGTCTGAAGTTACCTGACAGTCAACGAGTGTCCCTGTGGAATGGAGAATATGCCTTTGTATT
This window contains:
- the Cep170b gene encoding centrosomal protein of 170 kDa protein B isoform X1 gives rise to the protein MSVTSWFLVSSSGTRHRLPRELIFVGRDECELMLQSRSVDKQHAVINYDQDRDEHWVKDLGSLNGTFVNDVRIPDQKYITLKLNDVIRFGYDSNMYVLERVQHRVPEEALKHEKYTSQLQVSVKTSAPKRGEALPEHTPYCESSQPRPEKGDRRHGAEAVAYRTPLYGQPSWWGEDDSATPPEDRHQEESYPERPKDLAQQNGELESCRASAEPPDYSFRREPSYFEIPTKEAPQPPQLPEVPTQEVPTKDQEASGGGMAPVVQSHASFTIEFDDCSPGKVKIKDHITKFSLRQRRPPSKEATPVEMVSAETKVADWLVQNDPSLLRRDGPGDDRHSTKSDLPIHTRTLKGHKHEDGTQSDSEDPLAKAASVSGTPTEASGEQVRLQRQIKRDPQELLHNQQAFVIEFFDEDTPRKKRSQSFTHTPPVDPKADKRRGTGAADRERPGVMVRAAGSSSGPQRASSLKREKTEERLGNTSPIPRASTRPFGSVGRRSRLAQDFMAQCMRDSSPATRPGPEKTPPVLPAPLTPRGASPVTPSTTPPPPSDPQLTKARRQEEDDSLSDAGTYTIETEAQDREVEEARKMIDQVFGVFESPELSRVSSATFRPVIRGDKDESSDGGVAQRMALLQEFASRAPGASPQMEQQSLLVPGSPGGQKWISRWASLADSYSDAGLAEDGPGRRTGEPEGALPVRTRRLLPQLPSDRADSPAGLEARRSGPGPPELGSEQASRLIGQEDLDPDSLSDASGSDGGRGPEPGIERQEELAWARGQRSPRAPGELAPTSFFIGDQNGEATFPKKSSVAPGEVNGAGRVVQTSPSTRDGLYVSANGRMVVQLRSGRSPEPDPAPPKEALAFARQESFTKEPTSGPPAPGKLPHISSHPLLQDLAATRASRMDFHTQDTHLILKETETALAALEARLRSKSADECEGGSTPRPPEDSLSGDSDVDTASTISLLSGKNGPSPTTPQTPGPQKESLLSPSAAVDPGGATQGSARDRLSEKQHRSPGSADLGHGEPSRRLAMRRSHGSRGSLDWPEEERGSGLAQLPSSNHETPEATGTGRPAPRRKPVAPPPSPAAREEQSRSSTTAQKVQQALTRSNSLSTPRPTRASRLRRARLGDASDTEAVDGERGTTANPEPANRPAPEQAKKLTRLDILAMPRKRAGSFTGPSDSETAPARTGFSGRSAELYSTSRKPTIAEARAAARKAVATAANTGPRQPFSRARPGSARYSSNTRRRQQGSDYTSTSEEEYGSHHSSPKHTRSHTSTATQTPRASNSARARSQAPGPRDTDDDEEEPDPYGFIVQTAEIAEIARLSQTLVKDVAILAREIHDVAGDGDSLGSPGPTRSPSLGNVPSTPASTISAREELVQRIPEASLNFQKVPPGSMNSYNLDQNMNDGREDALANKTRPRNREEVIFDNLMLNPVSQLSHAIRENTEHLAEKMKILFQNTGRAWEDLEARINAENEVPILKTSNKEISSILKELRRVQKQLEVINAIVDPSVNLDLLMGNRAPAVSVQPGLGKARPAAQSSASPASMDTLLPALPLRSFPPRANCGPPGLPEPAFLPDAERFLI
- the Cep170b gene encoding centrosomal protein of 170 kDa protein B isoform X2 → MSVTSWFLVSSSGTRHRLPRELIFVGRDECELMLQSRSVDKQHAVINYDQDRDEHWVKDLGSLNGTFVNDVRIPDQKYITLKLNDVIRFGYDSNMYVLERVQHRVPEEALKHEKYTSQLQVSVKTSAPKRGEALPEHTPYCESSQPRPEKGDRRHGAEAVAYRTPLYGQPSWWGEDDSATPPEDRHQEESYPERPKDLAQQNGELESCRASAEPPDYSFRREPSYFEIPTKEAPQPPQLPEVPTQEVPTKDQEASGGGMAPVVQSHASFTIEFDDCSPGKVKIKDHITKFSLRQRRPPSKEATPVEMVSAETKVADWLVQNDPSLLRRDGPGDDRHSTKSDLPIHTRTLKGHKHEDGTQSDSEDPLAKAASVSGTPTEASGEQVRLQRQIKRDPQELLHNQQAFVIEFFDEDTPRKKRSQSFTHTPPVDPKADKRRGTGAADRERPGVMVRAAGSSSGPQRASSLKREKTEERLGNTSPIPRASTRPFGSVGRRSRLAQDFMAQCMRDSSPATRPGPEKTPPVLPAPLTPRGASPVTPSTTPPPPSDPQLTKARRQEEDDSLSDAGTYTIETEAQDREVEEARKMIDQVFGVFESPELSRVSSATFRPVIRGDKDESSDGGVAQRMALLQEFASRAPGASPQMEQQSLLVPGSPGGQKWISRWASLADSYSDAGLAEDGPGRRTGEPEGALPVRTRRLLPQLPSDRADSPAGLEARRSGPGPPELGSEQASRLIGQEDLDPDSLSDASGSDGGRGPEPGIERQEELAWARGQRSPRAPGELAPTSFFIGDQNGEATFPKKSSVAPGEVNGAGRVVQTSPSTRDGLYVSANGRMVVQLRSGRSPEPDPAPPKEALAFARQESFTKEPTSGPPAPGKLPHISSHPLLQDLAATRASRMDFHTQDTHLILKETETALAALEARLRSKSADECEGGSTPRPPEDSLSGDSDVDTASTISLLSGKNGPSPTTPQTPGPQKESLLSPSAAVDPGGATQGSARDRLSEKQHRSPGSADLGHGEPSRRLAMRRSHGSRGSLDWPEEERGSGLAQLPSSNHETPEATGTGRPAPRRKPVAPPPSPAAREEQSRSSTTAQKVQQALTRSNSLSTPRPTRASRLRRARLGDASDTEAVDGERGTTANPEPANRPAPEQAKKLTRLDILAMPRKRAGSFTGPSDSETAPARTGFSGRSAELYSTSRKPTIAEARAAARKAVATAANTGPRQPFSRARPGSARYSSTTQTPRASNSARARSQAPGPRDTDDDEEEPDPYGFIVQTAEIAEIARLSQTLVKDVAILAREIHDVAGDGDSLGSPGPTRSPSLGNVPSTPASTISAREELVQRIPEASLNFQKVPPGSMNSYNLDQNMNDGREDALANKTRPRNREEVIFDNLMLNPVSQLSHAIRENTEHLAEKMKILFQNTGRAWEDLEARINAENEVPILKTSNKEISSILKELRRVQKQLEVINAIVDPSVNLDLLMGNRAPAVSVQPGLGKARPAAQSSASPASMDTLLPALPLRSFPPRANCGPPGLPEPAFLPDAERFLI